A DNA window from Centroberyx gerrardi isolate f3 chromosome 5, fCenGer3.hap1.cur.20231027, whole genome shotgun sequence contains the following coding sequences:
- the rplp2a gene encoding large ribosomal subunit protein P2, translating to MRYVAAYLLAVLGGNTSPSSKDIKAILGSVGIEAEDERLNKVISELNGKDINEVMNSGLSKLASVPAGGAVAAPAAAAGGGAAGAGAAPAAVEEKKEEKKEESEESDEDMGFGLFD from the exons ATGCGTTACGTGGCCGCTTACCTCCTGGCTGTGCTCGGTGGGAACACCAGCCCCTCCTCAAAGGACATCAAGGCCATCTTGGGCAGCGTAGGAATTGAGGCCGAAGATGAACGTTTAAACAAG GTCATTAGTGAGCTGAATGGCAAAGACATCAATGAAGTCATGAACTCAG GCCTCTCCAAGTTAGCCTCCGTACCAGCAGGTGGTGCTGTAgcggctcctgctgctgctgctggtggcggAGCCGCTGGAGCCGGGGCTGCGCCTGCTGCtg tggaagagaaaaaggaagagaagaaagaggaatcGGAAGAGTCAGATGAAGACATGGGCTTCGGACTCTTTGATTAA